The segment CAGGGCTCTCTTCCAAGACCCGGCCCCAGAACCACAGCGTCCGCCCAGCCGCACTCCCGCTCAATCTGAAGGGCGAAGCTCTCCGGCTCCTCCATGGCCTCCTCCCTGTCGTAGGCAGACAGAATCGCTTCCGGCAGAAGTGTCTGCAGAATCTGGCAGTTCTCCCTGGGCGTCAGAATCTTTACAAGTCCGGCCCCTGTGCGGTAAGCGGCAAGGGCGCTCAGATAGGCGGCTCCTCCCATTCCCGGCGAACCTGCGGCAATCAGGACACGCCCATAGGTCCCCTTGTTGGAATAGGCGCGCCTTGCCGGAACCTTCTTAAGGTCCTCCCTGTCAAAGGTAACGAATCTGGTTTCCCCAAGGCAGACGTCCGGGCAGGGAGGAAATCCAATATCCTTCACGGCCACCCTTCCGCAGTAATCCCTTCCCGGAAACAGAACAAGTCCCAGCTTTTCAAACCCAAAGGTTACTGTCAAATCTGCTCTCACAGCCCGGCCCATCACTCTTCCCGTGTCGGAATGAATTCCTGACGGAATATCCACTGCCACCGTAAGGCGCGGCGCCATCCCGCAGATCATCTCTATGACATTCCGGTACGGCCCCTCCACATTTCTGGAAAGTCCCACTCCAAACAGCGCGTCCACTGCTACCTCGTAGCTGCCTGGGATGAAATCCTCTGCCTCCATGACGGAAATTCCGATCCTCTCATCGATGGCAAGCTGCAGTTTCAGCTCCTCTGTCCGGCTCTCCTGCCTTCCGGCCGTCAGAACTGTCACATTGTACCCCCTCAGAAAAAGCATACGGGCGATGGCCGCCCCGTCTGCTCCGTTATTCCCCGTTCCGCAGGCCACAAAAATCCGATCCTCCCTGAAAAGTTCAGGCTCCATCTCCTCAACCACAGAGAGAGCCGCACGCTCCATTAAAACAAGGGACGGGATTCCCACTGTCTCAATGGCGTGCCTGTCAATCTCTTTCATCTGAGC is part of the Clostridium sp. M62/1 genome and harbors:
- a CDS encoding bifunctional ADP-dependent NAD(P)H-hydrate dehydratase/NAD(P)H-hydrate epimerase; this encodes MKRLVTGAQMKEIDRHAIETVGIPSLVLMERAALSVVEEMEPELFREDRIFVACGTGNNGADGAAIARMLFLRGYNVTVLTAGRQESRTEELKLQLAIDERIGISVMEAEDFIPGSYEVAVDALFGVGLSRNVEGPYRNVIEMICGMAPRLTVAVDIPSGIHSDTGRVMGRAVRADLTVTFGFEKLGLVLFPGRDYCGRVAVKDIGFPPCPDVCLGETRFVTFDREDLKKVPARRAYSNKGTYGRVLIAAGSPGMGGAAYLSALAAYRTGAGLVKILTPRENCQILQTLLPEAILSAYDREEAMEEPESFALQIERECGWADAVVLGPGLGREPWAVRLVQQILLSAFVPIVLDADGLNIVAENPSLSEYFTENVIVTPHVGEMARLTGMEIDEVREHLVETAVSYSEKYGVITVLKDAATVVVKKDEPVYINKSGCSAMAKAGSGDVLTGVLAGLIAMGMEEGEAAPLGVYLHGLAGEAAAAEYGMHSVLAENLADCLMRVSEPEKRKREQ